Below is a genomic region from Methanosphaera sp. ISO3-F5.
CATATTTGGTTAGTAAAATTCATGAAATCACTGTATTTTTTGATAAAAATAGTTTTTATTATCTTTCTATTATTATATTATTATTTTTTCTTTTGTTAAGTTTTTCGATTTTTCAATAATAATAATAGTTTTAGTATATAAAGTATTATATGGGGTTGATATTAATGGTTAATAATGATTTGGAAAGTAAAGAAAAAATTACTGTAGATATTCAGAAGCTTGAAAGAAATCTTAAACAGGTTGAGGATATTACTTTTGTTGGTAAAGAAAAGGAAGTTTATGATAGGGCTGTGGATTATATGAATGATTCTAAGTATTATCTTGAAAAGGAGGATATGCGCACAGCTTTTGGTTGTATTGAGTATAGT
It encodes:
- a CDS encoding DUF357 domain-containing protein; this encodes MVNNDLESKEKITVDIQKLERNLKQVEDITFVGKEKEVYDRAVDYMNDSKYYLEKEDMRTAFGCIEYSHGLLDALRMIHGLI